The genomic stretch AGTTTTTTATGCCGTTAACCGATCAACACCGCTTTGGCATGCAGTTGGCGCAAATGTCCCGTGGCTGGCGCGCCGAACTGGATCGCCGCCTGGCGGGGCTGGGGTTGTCCCAGGCGCGCTGGCTGGTGCTGCTGCATCTGGCCCGTTTTGAAGAAGCACCCACCCAACGCGAACTGGCCCAGAGTGTCGGGGTAGAAGGGCCCACATTGGCGCGCTTGCTCGATAGCCTGGAAAGCCAGGGCCTGGTGCAACGCCAGGCTGTGGTGGAAGACCGTCGTGCCAAACGCATCCTGCTGTGCGATACCGCCAGGCCATTGATCGAGCAGATCGAGACCATTGCCACAGCCTTGCGCCAGGAGCTGTTTGTGGGGGTCGATGAAGAAGATATGCGGGTGTGCATGCGCGTGCATGGGCATATTCTGGCTAATCTGGAAAAGACCTGACCCGGTTGCGCCGCTGATCAACATGTGGGAGCGGGCTTGCCCGCGATGGCGGAGGGTCAATTGATAAATACTTGACTGATACACCGTCTTCGCGGGCAAGCCCGCTCCCACACAAGCCTGCTCCACTTCGGCCAAGTGTTGTTCTTAGAAGGTCTGGCCGAGGTTCAGGTACACCGCCTTCTGATTGTCATCATTAAACCCATAGCTGAAGTTCAACGGCCCCAGCGGCGTATCAAACCCGAGGAAGATGCTCGCGGCGTTGATGTAGCCACTGTCGAACTCATTGTCGTTGTTCCATGCTCGCCCCCGTTCCAGGGAGGCACCCAGGTACAGTGGGAAGTCCAGCGGCAAGTACGAGCGTGGGGTCAGGCGGCGGTAGTACACCGCGCGCATCAGGCTGATGTTCTGCCCGGAAATCGCATCCTGGCGGAACCCTGACAGCTGCCGCGCACCGCCCAGCAGGAAGCTGGAAATCACCACGTCGGAATCATCCAGGGTACGTCCGTAGCGCCCACCCAGCACCAGGGTGTCCGGGCCGTGGCTCATGGCCTTGTCCAGCTTGAACTCCCATTGGCGGTAGCGCTGGTCGGAGCCCAGGCCGGGTTCGAATTCCCGGTAGGCCAGGCCGATATCTTCACCGGTGTGAGGGAAGTACACGTTGTCCAGGGAGTCGAACGAGTACTTCAATTCGTAGAAGCCCTCGCTGAAGCTCACGCTTGGCAAGTCGCGATCGCCAATGCGCACATCGGCCTTGCCCCAGGCTTCGCCGACGCCGAAGCGGATTTCGCCACTGTTGCCAATCTGCCGGCCGACGTTCAGGCCAAAACCATAGCGCTCCAGGCGGTATTCGGAGATGGGGTCGTTATCCATGATCAGTTCGACGTTCTGCGCCTGCGCCCTGATGTAGGGCGCGACGAAATAACGTGAGCCGGTATCCATCGGCTGGTAGAACTCGCTGTACAGTTCCTGGCGATCTCCGATCTGCACCCTTGTGAGCCATTCGGCGCCGAGGTGGTTGATGCCGTTGACGCGGTAGCTGGCGCCGAGGTTGAAGGCACTGTCGCCGCGCATGTCGTCGGACAGGTTGAGCCCCAGGCGCAGGTAGTCGGTGCCGCTGCGTTTGCCGCGCGCGCTGATGACCAGGGTGTTGTCCGGGCCTTTTTTCACCACGCGGTATTGCACCTGCTCGAAGTAATCCAGGCCGTACAGGGTGCCCATGTCGGATTGCAGGCGTGCCAGGTTCAGCGGTTCGCCGATGGGTTGGCGGATGTAGTAGCGGATCACGTCGTCGCCGACTTTCGAGTCGTTCTCGACCTTGATGGCGGTGATCGTCGGATTGCGCTGGCCCGGTGTGCGGGCGGCAGTCAATTCGGCGTCTACTGAGCCTGTCGGGCGCAGGAGTGCCATACGGGCATCCAGTGCACGGGTGGCGCGGTAGCCTGCGTAGATCATGTCTTTGGCACGGCCAAAATCCGTCACGCCATAGGCGGCCAGCGGTGGCTGGATCAGCACGTCGCCGGGATGCAGGGCCTTGAGTTGCTCCTCCGAGTTTCGGCGGGTCATCAAGGTGATGGACTGGTTGAGTACATCCACCACCGTCGCCAGTTGCTTGCGGCCGCGCAACGGTGTGCCGATATCCACCACGATGGCCATATCGACCCCCATCTCACGCGCCACATCCAGCGGGATGTTATCGGTCATGCCGCCATCCACCAGCAGCCGGCCGTCCAGTTCCACCGGGGCGAATACCGCCGGGATCGACATGCTGGCGCGAATCACCAGGGGCAGGTGGCCCTTGCGAAACACTACTTTCTCGCCGCTGGTGATATCGGTGGCCACGGCGCGGAATGGAATCGGCAGCTTGTCGAAGTCGCGGGTGTTGCTGCTGTGGGCAAACATGCTCTCCAGCAGCAGTGCCAGATTCTGGCCCTGGATCACGCCCAGGGGCAGGCCGAGGCTGCCGTCATCGCGAAAGCTCAGTTTCTGCTTGATCAGGAAGTCCCGGTCATCCTGCTTGCGCCGGAACGGTACGTCTTCCCTGGGCGGGGCGTCGGACAGCGCCAACTGCCAGTCGATGCTCAGTGCCAGCTTTTCCAACTCGTCGATCTTGTAGCCCGAGGCGTACAGCCCGCCAATCACCGCGCCCATGCTGGTACCGGCAATGGCGTCGATGTGAATGCCTTGCTCTTCCAGGGCCTTGAGCACGCCAATGTGCGCCAGGCCACGGGCGGCACCGCCGGAGAGCACCAGGCCGATCTTCGGGCGTGGCGCTTCAACGGCTTGGGCAAGGACAGGGAGCAGGCACAGCAACAGGCAGGACAGCAGGCGGCGCATCATCAATCTCGGGGCTGGGCGGCAAAGGCCGGTATTATAGCCATCCGATCCACCGGTCTCGTCATCTCAGGAGTTCTTCATTTTATGTCTGCGTCCAAGCCCGAGATTGTTATCACCTATTGCACCCAGTGCCAGTGGTTGCTGCGCGCGGCGTGGCTGGCCCAGGAGTTGCTGAGCACGTTTGCCGACGACCTTGGCAAAGTGGCCCTGGAGCCGGCGACAGGCGGGGTGTTTCGCATCACCTGCGAGGGTGTGCAGATCTGGGAGCGCAAGGTCGATGGCGGTTTCCCGGAGGCCAAGGTGCTCAA from Pseudomonas fluorescens encodes the following:
- a CDS encoding SelT/SelW/SelH family protein, translated to MSASKPEIVITYCTQCQWLLRAAWLAQELLSTFADDLGKVALEPATGGVFRITCEGVQIWERKVDGGFPEAKVLKQRVRDQIDPQRDLGHNDRVQ
- a CDS encoding MarR family transcriptional regulator, yielding MPLTDQHRFGMQLAQMSRGWRAELDRRLAGLGLSQARWLVLLHLARFEEAPTQRELAQSVGVEGPTLARLLDSLESQGLVQRQAVVEDRRAKRILLCDTARPLIEQIETIATALRQELFVGVDEEDMRVCMRVHGHILANLEKT
- a CDS encoding patatin-like phospholipase family protein; the encoded protein is MRRLLSCLLLCLLPVLAQAVEAPRPKIGLVLSGGAARGLAHIGVLKALEEQGIHIDAIAGTSMGAVIGGLYASGYKIDELEKLALSIDWQLALSDAPPREDVPFRRKQDDRDFLIKQKLSFRDDGSLGLPLGVIQGQNLALLLESMFAHSSNTRDFDKLPIPFRAVATDITSGEKVVFRKGHLPLVIRASMSIPAVFAPVELDGRLLVDGGMTDNIPLDVAREMGVDMAIVVDIGTPLRGRKQLATVVDVLNQSITLMTRRNSEEQLKALHPGDVLIQPPLAAYGVTDFGRAKDMIYAGYRATRALDARMALLRPTGSVDAELTAARTPGQRNPTITAIKVENDSKVGDDVIRYYIRQPIGEPLNLARLQSDMGTLYGLDYFEQVQYRVVKKGPDNTLVISARGKRSGTDYLRLGLNLSDDMRGDSAFNLGASYRVNGINHLGAEWLTRVQIGDRQELYSEFYQPMDTGSRYFVAPYIRAQAQNVELIMDNDPISEYRLERYGFGLNVGRQIGNSGEIRFGVGEAWGKADVRIGDRDLPSVSFSEGFYELKYSFDSLDNVYFPHTGEDIGLAYREFEPGLGSDQRYRQWEFKLDKAMSHGPDTLVLGGRYGRTLDDSDVVISSFLLGGARQLSGFRQDAISGQNISLMRAVYYRRLTPRSYLPLDFPLYLGASLERGRAWNNDNEFDSGYINAASIFLGFDTPLGPLNFSYGFNDDNQKAVYLNLGQTF